GCGACGGCAGCGGCGAGTGCTGCCGCCGGCGTCGCGGCAATCGCGAACGGGGTGCTGCGCCAGAGCAGCGCGCCACTGCGTGCATCGGCCAGCACCAGCACCACTTCGGCGCGGATGCCGCCCGGCACCGACTGGAAGCGCACCGCCGCCGGCACCATCACCTGGCGGCCGTTGGTGAGTGCGGCGAGCATGCGGAGCTGCGAGAAGAGCGGGTCCGGGATGCGCTTGAGGCCGTCGGCCCGCAGCATCGCCTGTCCCATCTTGTCGGGATCGTTGATGGTGCCCGGCGCGCGGCGCGCGATGCGGCGCAGTTCCTCTCCCAACAGCCACGTCACCTCGGGGCCGCGCATCTGCAGCACCTCGCCGACCAGCGAGTCGGCCCAGCGAAGCCGGCCATGCAAGTCGGCCGGCAGCCCGATGCTCGATGCGGAATCGGCCACCAGGTAGGTCACCGGCAACACCGGAATCGACTGCCCGGCGAGCGGCGACAACAACAGCGCCGGGGCCGGCGCGAGCTTCGGTTCCTTCGCTTCCTTGGTGGCCTGTGCGCAGGCTGGCGCCGCCACGCAGACGAGCATGGCAGCGAGAAGCAGCGCAGGATGGTGGGAGGCGGGGAATTTCACCGCGGAAAGCTATTCCAGCGAGAGCCCGCCGTCTACGGCGATGACTTGCCCCGTCACGTGGCGTGCCGCATCGGAACAGAGGAAGGCGATCACGGCGGCGACATCCTCCGGCTCCGCGAGGCGGCCCAGCACGGCACGCTTCTGGGCCCGCTCGATGACGTCGGGGGGCAGCTCGTCGAGGCGCTCGGTATGCACGAAGCCCGGGGCCACGGCGTTGACGTTCACATTCGAGGGGCCGAGCTCCACCGCGGCGGCACGCGTGAAGCCTTCCAGCGCTGCCTTGCTGGCGGCGTAATTGGCGACCCCGAAGCCGGGACGCGCGGCCTGGTGCGCCGAGATGTTGACGACCTTGCCCCAGTGCTGCCGGCGGAAGTGGGGCGCGCAGGCCGCCACGCAATGGAAGGCGCCAGCTACGTTGGTGTCGAAGACGGTGGTCCATGCCTCTTCCGTCATCCGCCACAGCGCGCCATCGCGGGCGATACCGGCGTTGTTGACGAGACAGTCCACCGTCCCGAAGCGGCGCACCACCTCGGCGATGAAGGCATCGACCTGGGCTCGGTCCCGCACGTCGCAGCGCGCGGCATAGACCTCGGCGCCCATCGTCGTGAGGGTGGCCTCGGTCATCAGGGCGGTGGCCTCGACGTCGCGCCCCCCCATCTCGAACCAGCAAAAGGCGACCCGATACCCCAGCCGACCGAACTCGAGGGCAATGGTACGGCCGAGGCCGGTGGCGCCGCCCGTGACGACGGCGACACGCCCCGGCGTCACGGCGTCGACGGCCGCGGGGCGGGGTTCAGTCTCGGGGATCGGCTCGGCGACCGACGCGGCAAGGGCGGCCGACCAAGGATCGGGGGCGGCGCCGGGGTACGGGGACATATCCAGCGAAGCTACGGGTCGAAGCGGCGGGGGGCAACGGCAGGCAGCGCCGAGGGGGACTGAAGAACGCCGTGGGGTCAGGCCACCCCGCCAAAGCGTGCCTCGAAGGCGTCGCGGTAGGAGCGGGTGAGAACCAGGCGGCCGCCGCCCTCCAGCAGGAGCTCCTGGTCGCCGTCGCCCAGGGGGCGCAGCTCCCGGACCAGCCGCAGGGCGACGATGGCGGAGCGGTGGATCCTGGCGAAGCGCTTCGGGTCGAGGAGGGCCTCGAGGTCGCGCATGGTCCGGCGGGAGAGGTGGACGCCCTCTGCGGTATGCAGCCGGACGTAGTTGTCGGCCGCCTCGATCCAGCGAATGTCGGCGACCTCCAGTACCGTGGTCCGGCCGACCCCACGCGCCGCGATCCGTTCGAGGTACTCCACCGGGGCGACCAACTGCCTCGCCGCGAGCACCGCGATGCTCCGTGCCAGGGCCTCGCCCTGATCTCGGCCGATCCGCGCCCGCACCCGATCGACCGCCTTGGCGAGCCGGGCGGGGTCGAAGGGCTTCAAGAGGTAGTCCACAGCCTGTGCCTCGAACGCCTGCACGGCATACTCATCGAACGAGGTGACGAAGACGACGGCGGGGGCGTGGGCGGGGTCGAGTTCGGCGACGACGCCGAGGCCGTCGAGCCCCGGCATGCGGATGTCGAGGAAGAGCGCATCGGGGTGGGTGCGGTCGACGAGGTCGAGGACTTCGAGACCGTTCTTCGCCTCGCCCACCACCGTGACGTCGGGCAGCGATGCGAGGAGGCGCACGAGGTCGGCGAGCAGCAGTGGCTCGTCGTCGGCGGCCACGACGCGCATGGTGCTCACGCCGGGAGCTCGATGACCGTCTCGACGCCACCCGCCTCTGCCGCGCGGAGCGTCAACGAGGCCGCGACACCGTAGCGTGCGGCGAGTCGCTCCCGCGTCGTCGCGAGACCGACCCCCTCACGCGGCGTCGCAGGGAGTGGCGCGCCGTCGTTCCAGACGATGAGCCGCAGGCACTGCGGCTCGCGCGTGGCGGTGATCCGCAGCCGACCACCCTCGGGGAGGACCGCGAGGCCGTGGCGCAGCGCATTCTCGACGATCGGTTGCAGCAGGAAGCGCGGCACCATCACCGCCTCGGTGTCGGGGGCGACGACCCACTCCACATGCAGCCGATCGGCAAAGCGCGTCTCCTCGATCGCGAGGTAGCGCCCCAGGAGCCGACGCTCCTCATGCACCGACACCTCGCCCGACTCCGGTGACGCGAGGGCATCGCGCAACAAGTCGCCGATCTGGGCCAGCATGGTGCGGGCGCGCGCCGGGTCGCTGTCGATGAGCGCGCTCACCGATTGCAGCGCGTTGAAGAGGAAGTGCGGTTCGAGGCGCGCGGCCAGCGCGTCGAGTCGGGCCTGCGTCGCGGTGGCTTCGAGGCGCGAGGCCTGCAGTTCGCGGAGGCGCAGCGCCTCGCGCGTCAGCAGCACGTGGTCGAGCGCCAGGATGGTGACGTATGTGAAGATCGCCAGCGAGAGTCGCGACGAGGTGAGGAGCGTGCGCGTGATCATCTCGCGCGTCAGGGCTTCCGTTGGCGACAGGAGCTGCAGGGAGATCCAGATCAGCACGAACACCGAGACGACGTAGCAGACGGTCATTGCCAACGTATGGACCACCGTCGCGCGCAGCCACGTGGTCCGACTGAACGGGACCCGTCGACCGAGCGCGATGATCAGCGGGGCGAGGCAGAGCCAGCCGACCCAGGCCGCCGCCCCGACGGCGAGGACATCGCCGAGCCTCGCCGCCTCGCCCGAGGCCTTGCGCGAGAGATAGCCCTGAGCCGCCGTCAGCAGCGTGAGCGCGCCGAAGACGGCGAGCAGCAGCCAGGTGGCGGCGCGGGGCGCAGGGCGTTCGGAGGAGGCCATGCCAAGAAGCTAGCGCCGGAATGGGCCGGTCGGGCCGCGGTTCACCCCGCGAGGACGCGACTCGCCCCACGGGGCGTTGAGACGGGACGTGAGAGGGGTGAGATCTCTGGCTGCACCAGTGACCAGTCACCAGTAACCAGTAACCCGGAACTGCGCCTTGGTCACTGGTCACTGGTCACTGGTCACCATCTCCCCTGAGGCGACATGTCGCGCGCATTCCTGCTCCTCAAGTTTCTCCTGGTCGGAATCCCGTTGACCGGCTCCGCCCAGATGCCTCGGCCTTCGCAGGACGCGGCCACCCTCCTCGACCGCACCATCGCCCGGATGGGTGGCGACTCGGCGCTCCGCGGCATCCGCTCGCTCCGGCTCGACATGATGACGCAGTGGGCGCGCACCACCTTCGCGAATCGCCCGTTTGCGGACCTTCCGTCCTACGAGCGGAATGTCGAGCTGCGCGACTACACCACCCGCGCCTGGCGCAACACACGCCAGTTCCTCGGCGGCGGACCCGCGACGGCGATCGTCGACGTGGTGCGCGACACCATTGCCGTGCGACTGATGCCAGCGGCGCCGAACGCCGCCCCGGCGTGGGGCCCGCTCAACCTCGCGTATGTCGACGAACGCCGCGAGCTCTTTGCCTTCGCGCCGGAGCGGTTGGTGCTCCAGTTGCGCCATGATCCCGCATTGCGCCAGTTGGCCGACACCACGATCGACGGCGCGGCGCACGCGCGGCTGCAGGCGACCGTCGATGGCTGGCCTGCGACGCTCTTCGTGCGGCGCAGCGACGCGCTGCCGGCCATGGTGCGCTTCCACGCCGACGAGATCGCCGACTTCGGCCTCGCACCGTGGGGGCGCCACGAGGTGGAGTTCTGGTACTCCGGGTGGCAGCGCATCGCGCCCGGCGTGCTGCTGCCGCGTCAGCGCGATGTGCGCCGGCTCGGCGTGCCCTACAAGCGGATGACCGTGCTGGCGATGGTCGCCAACGCCCCCGCCCCGGCCGACTCCTTCGCCATCAGCGATTCGCTCGCGCGGGCCTACCTCGCCACCGAACAGCGGCCGATGTGGCAGGTCGATCTCGCCTCGATGGGGAAGCTGGTGCGTGAGCGCTTCGCCACCACGCCGCCGATGCTGGGCACCCCGGGCGCGGTGCAGATCGGCGGAGCGTGGGTCCTGATGGAGACGGCACAGCACGAGGGCGCGGTCGGACTGGTCACCGCGTGGCTCGCGCAGGTCGCACCGGGTGTCCCGGTCGGCGCCGGCATCGCGACGATTCCGTCCCCCGCGAATGGCGGCGCGCGGTGGTTCACCGGCAAAGCGCAGCCGCTCTACGTGGCGCCTGGCGCGGCGCCGATCATCCGGCGCGTCACGGGGCGCGCCGCGTCCGGGACAGTCGTGACCACGCCGCGCTGGATTCGGGTCGGCAGCGACTCGCTCTGGCTCGAGCCGTTCACGGCGCCCGACCTCGTCGGCGCGATGGCGGTCTACTCGCCGACGCTCAAGTGGCTCTACCTCCCGGCGGCGGGCGCCCCGACGCACCAGGTCGAGCAGGCGGCGCTGATCGCACGGCTCGCGGCACGTGGCATGGCCGTGGAGTGGATCGGCTCCGCGAGAGGCCTCGTCACGGCGGTGTCGCCGGCGAAGTGAACCCGAGGGGTCGGGGTCGGGGAAACCCGGCCCCGACCATTGCCGTATCCTTGAGGCATGACTCCTCTCCTGCTCCTCGCGCTCGCCACGCTCGCCCCGCAGGACACGGTCGAGCGCACCCTGCAGGCCCGCCTCGACAGCTATCGCACCGCGACCGGTGTCCCCGGGGCGGTCCTGGGCGTCGCCTTCCCCGATGGCCGGGTCGTCGCCATCGCCAGCGGCATGGCCGACACCGCCCTGAAGCAGCCGATGCGCCCCGATGCACGACTGCTGATGGGGAGCGTCGGGAAGAGCTACGTCGCCGCCGTCGCGATGCAGCTGGTGCGCGAGGGAAAGCTCTCGCTCGATGCGCCGGTGAGCCGGTATGTGGGAGGACAGGGATGGTGGGACTCGGTCGCCAACGCGTCGAGCATCACCGTGCGGCAGCTGATGACGCACACGTCGGGAATTGTCCGCTACGAATTTCGCCCCGAGTTCACCGCAACGCTGACGTCCGACCCCGGCCGCGTCTGGGATCCGCGCGACCAGGTGCGCTACCTGCACGGCGCCACGCCACCGTTTGCCCCCGGTGCCGGGTGGGACTACTCCGACACCAACTACCTGGTGCTCGCGCTGGTGCTGGAGCGGATCACCGGGAAGCCGATCGACGACGAGATTCGCCGCCGCTTCCTGGTACCGATGAAGCTGACCAACACGCTCCCCTCGGATTCACGGACGCTTCCCGGCGTGGTGCAGGGGTATGCCGGTGCGCAGAATCCCTTCGGCGGCCGCGACGCGATGCTCGACGGCGGCGTGATGATCGTCAACCCGCAATTCGAGGGTGCCGGTGGAGGCTATGCCGCGAGCGCGGCCGATGCCGCCCGCTGGGGCGCAGCGTATTTCGGCGGCGCGATTCACGGCGACTCGCTGCTCGCCCAGGCGACGCATGGCACGCCGGCGCGGATGCTCGGCGCGGGCACGAACTACGGCCTCGGCATGATCCTCCGCGACAGCACCGCGGCGGGTCCGGTGCGAGGGCACAGCGGCTTCTTCCCGGGCTATCTCACGGAGTTGCGCTATTACCCTGCGTCGAAGATCACCGTCGTCCTGATGGTCAACGCGTCGGCCGTGCGGATGCGCCCGCCGATGGCGCGTTGGGTCGACGAGACGGTGGCGGCGCTGACGGCACGTTAGCGGCCGAGCCTCGCGCCACTCCGGAGCCCGCACTACCTTCACGGCCATGCCCAACATCCTCTGGATCGTCGCCGCCCTCGCCAGCGCGGCCGGGTGGGGTGCGATCGCCCTGCATCGCGGCGAGACCATCTCCGCCGCCTGGCTGCTGCTCGCGGCGATCGGCTCCTACCTGATCGCCTGGCGCTTCTACTCGCGCTTCCTCGCCGCGCGCGTTATGGCGCTCGACGATGCCCGGATCACGCCGGCGCACCGCCACGCCAACGGCCGCGACTTCGTGGTGACCACCAAGTGGGTGCTCTTCGGGCACCACTTCGCCGCGATCGCCGGCGCCGGCCCGCTGGTGGGGCCCGTCCTCGCCGCGCAATTCGGCTATCTCCCCGGCACCCTCTGGATCATCATCGGCGTGATCCTCGGCGGCGCGGTGCAGGACTTCGTGATCCTGGTCGGCTCGATGCGCCAGGACGGCAAGTCGCTCGGCCAGATGGCGAAGGAGGAGCTCGGCGCCACTACCGGCATCCTCGCGATGATCGCGATCCTCGCCATCATGGTGATCCTCCTCGCGGTGCTGGCGCTGGTCGTGGTGCGCGCGCTCGAGCATTCGCCGTGGGGCGTCTTCACCATCCTCTGCACCATCCCGATCGCCCTGATCATGGGCTTCTGGATGAAGGTCTGGCGGCCGGGGAAGACGGTCGAGGCGTCGGTCTTCGGCATCATCATGCTGATGGCCGCGCTGGTGGGCGGCCGCTACGTCGCCGCGTCGCCGACGCTGGCGCCGATGTTCACCGCCGACGGCCTCACCATCGGCTGGGGAATCATCGCCTACGGCTTCATCGCCTCGGTGATCCCGGTCTGGATGCTGCTCTGCCCCCGCGACTATCTCTCGACCTTCCTCAAGGTCGGCACCATCATCGCGCTGGCGCTCGGCATCCTGCTGACGTTGCCGGAGATCCGCCTCCCCGCGCTCACCCGCTTCACCGATGGCAGCGGGCCGATCTTCGCCGGGTCGCTCTTCCCGTTCTGCTTCATCACGATCGCCTGTGGCGCCATCTCCGGCTTCCACGCGCTGGTCGCGAGCGGCACCACGCCGAAGATGGTCGACCGCGAGACGGACACGCGCCTCATCGGCTACGGCGCGATGCTCACCGAGTCGTTCGTCGCGATCATGGCGCTGATCGCCGCGGCGTCGCTCGACCCGGCCGTCTACTTCGCGATGAATGCCCCGCTGCCGATCCTCGGCGGCAACATCGACGCCGCCATCGTGACCATTCGCGGCTGGGGATTCGTCCTCGAGCCCGGACAACTCGAGGCGCTCGCCGCCCAGATGGGCGAGGGTTCGCTGCTGGCCCGCACCGGCGGCGCGCCGTCACTGGCCGTGGGGATGGCGCAGGTCTTTGCCGGCGCGTTCGGTCCGTCGCTCACCGCGCTCTGGTACCACTTCGCCATCATGTTCGAGGCGCTCTTCATTCTGACCACCGTCGACACCGGCACCCGCGTCGGCCGCTTCATGGTGCAGGAACTCGCCGGTCACGTCTGGAAGCCGCTGGGCCGCACCTCGTGGTACCCCGCCTCCGTCCTGGCCTCGGCGGCGATCGTCGCCGCCTGGGGGTGGTTCCTCCTCCAGGGGGTGCAGGACCCGCTCGGCGGCATCAACGCCCTCTGGCCGCTCTTCGGCATCAGCAACCAGCTGCTCGCGGCGGTGGCGCTCACCGTCGCCACCACGCTGATCATCCGCAGCGGCCGCGCGCGGTACGCCTGGACCACCATCCTCCCGCTCTGCTGGGTGCTGCTGGTCACCACCACCGCCTCATGGCAGAAGCTCTTCCACACCGATCCGCGCATCGGCTTCCTGGCGCACGCCACCAAGCTCGCCACCGACGCCGCCAACGGGACGATGGTCCAGGCGACCGCGTCGCGGCTGATCCTCAACGACCGCATCAACGCCGTGCTCGTCGCGGCGTTCGTGCTGGTGACGTGGGCGGTGGTGGTGAGTGGGGTTCGAGTATGGACGAGGCGATCATCGATCATCGATGATCGATCATCGATGATCGATCACCAGGTGCCGGCGGCGTGATGAAGCTCGCGGGCCTCTTCACCGCCATGCGCCGGATCCTCGGCATGCCGGACTACGCGGCGTACTGCGCGCACGTGCGGGAGGCCCATCCCGGGGCGCCGATGCCGACGGAACGGGAGTATTTCGACGTCTACCTGAAGGCCAGATACGAGGGTGGACCGAATCGCTGCTGCTGAGTCGCGCGCCCGCTATGGGCGGCGCCGGTAGCGAAAGTCATAGCCCGACGGGGTCTGCCGAACTGGCGCAGCGGCGTCCAGGGCCCTCCCCGCGACCCCACCCCCCGCCCCACTGCTGCCTCCGGCCTGTTGAAGGCGTGGGGCTCCCCCCGCTGGCCGCACCCAGCAAGGGGGGGCGGCGCGCCCTACACCGCTCCAGGCGCAGCCTCACCCTGTTCAACGCGAAGGGGGTCAGCCCGCCGGCTGCCAGATCAGGATCCGACGACTGCCGGCCCGCGGCCGGCGGCTGGCCCCTCCCCAGGCAGGCCCCCACCACCCGGGACGCGAAGCGGGGGGGGGGGGGGGGGGGGGGGGGGGGGGGGGGGGGGGGGGGGGGGGGGGGGGGGGGGGACAATGTCAGAGCCGTGCATGATCCACAGCAAGCCAGAAGCGTGGCCCAGCGGGAAGATCTCTCCGCCGGGCCACGCTTCTCGCTTCTCGCTTCTCGCTTCTCGCTTCTCGTCCTTACTTCAAGAACAGCAGTTCCCGATACGTCGGCATCGGCCACAGCCCCGCGTCGACGTGCGTCTCCAGCGTGTCCACCGCCGTGCGGAGGTCGGCCATCGCCGGGCGGACCTTCACCTTGATCTGCTGCGCGTGCTTCATCGGGTCGGCGTCCTCGTGGGCGACGGCCGCATCAAGGGCGGCGAGCGAGGTGCGCAACTCCGAAACGAGGCCGGTGAACTGCTCCAGCGCCTCCACCGTGTCCTCGCAGTCGACGCCGGCGGCCTCGGTGGCCGTGGCCGCCTCGGCGATCAGCGTCTGGTGCTTCAACGCGGCCGGGAGGATCTGCGTCCGGGCGATCGACACCATCATCTCCGCCTCGATCGTCAGCTGCTTGACCCACTTCTCGACCGAGATGTGGTAGCGCGAGTCCACTTCGGCCTTGTTCAGCACGCCGTACTTCTTGAAGAGGTCGACCGTCTTCTTCGCCTTGAGGACCGGGAATGCCTCGACCGAATCGCGGAGGTGCGGCAGGCCGCGCTTCTCCGCCTCCTTGTGCCAGTCCTGCGAGTAGCCGTCGCCGTCGAAGACGATCCGCTTGTGCTCCTTGAGGACCTTCTTCAGGACGCCAAGCACCGCGGTCTGCAGCTTGGCCGGCGTCGGGTTGTTGCCGGCGGCCTTCTCGAGCTCGGTCGCCATGAAGTCGAGCGACTCCGCGGCAATGGCGTTGAAGACCATCGTCGGCCACGCCACCGAGGCGGTCGAGCCGACGGCGCGGAACTCGAACTTGTTGCCGGTGAAGGCGAAGGGCGAGGTGCGGTTGCGGTCGCCCGAGTGCCGCGGGATCTGCGGCAGCGACTTGGCCCCGAGGTCGATGGTGCCGCCCTTGATGGTGCGCTTCGGGAGGCCCTGCTCGACCTGCGCCAGGATGTCGGAGAGCATCTCGCCGAGGAAGATCGAGATGATCGCCGGCGGCGCCTCGTTGGCGCCGAGGCGGTGGTCGTTGCCGGCGGCCGCGATCGAGGCACGCAGCAGGTCGGCGTGGATGTCGACGCC
The DNA window shown above is from Gemmatimonadota bacterium and carries:
- a CDS encoding response regulator transcription factor, producing the protein MSTMRVVAADDEPLLLADLVRLLASLPDVTVVGEAKNGLEVLDLVDRTHPDALFLDIRMPGLDGLGVVAELDPAHAPAVVFVTSFDEYAVQAFEAQAVDYLLKPFDPARLAKAVDRVRARIGRDQGEALARSIAVLAARQLVAPVEYLERIAARGVGRTTVLEVADIRWIEAADNYVRLHTAEGVHLSRRTMRDLEALLDPKRFARIHRSAIVALRLVRELRPLGDGDQELLLEGGGRLVLTRSYRDAFEARFGGVA
- a CDS encoding YbdD/YjiX family protein, whose product is MKLAGLFTAMRRILGMPDYAAYCAHVREAHPGAPMPTEREYFDVYLKARYEGGPNRCC
- a CDS encoding carbon starvation protein A; amino-acid sequence: MPNILWIVAALASAAGWGAIALHRGETISAAWLLLAAIGSYLIAWRFYSRFLAARVMALDDARITPAHRHANGRDFVVTTKWVLFGHHFAAIAGAGPLVGPVLAAQFGYLPGTLWIIIGVILGGAVQDFVILVGSMRQDGKSLGQMAKEELGATTGILAMIAILAIMVILLAVLALVVVRALEHSPWGVFTILCTIPIALIMGFWMKVWRPGKTVEASVFGIIMLMAALVGGRYVAASPTLAPMFTADGLTIGWGIIAYGFIASVIPVWMLLCPRDYLSTFLKVGTIIALALGILLTLPEIRLPALTRFTDGSGPIFAGSLFPFCFITIACGAISGFHALVASGTTPKMVDRETDTRLIGYGAMLTESFVAIMALIAAASLDPAVYFAMNAPLPILGGNIDAAIVTIRGWGFVLEPGQLEALAAQMGEGSLLARTGGAPSLAVGMAQVFAGAFGPSLTALWYHFAIMFEALFILTTVDTGTRVGRFMVQELAGHVWKPLGRTSWYPASVLASAAIVAAWGWFLLQGVQDPLGGINALWPLFGISNQLLAAVALTVATTLIIRSGRARYAWTTILPLCWVLLVTTTASWQKLFHTDPRIGFLAHATKLATDAANGTMVQATASRLILNDRINAVLVAAFVLVTWAVVVSGVRVWTRRSSIIDDRSSMIDHQVPAA
- a CDS encoding histidine kinase, which codes for MASSERPAPRAATWLLLAVFGALTLLTAAQGYLSRKASGEAARLGDVLAVGAAAWVGWLCLAPLIIALGRRVPFSRTTWLRATVVHTLAMTVCYVVSVFVLIWISLQLLSPTEALTREMITRTLLTSSRLSLAIFTYVTILALDHVLLTREALRLRELQASRLEATATQARLDALAARLEPHFLFNALQSVSALIDSDPARARTMLAQIGDLLRDALASPESGEVSVHEERRLLGRYLAIEETRFADRLHVEWVVAPDTEAVMVPRFLLQPIVENALRHGLAVLPEGGRLRITATREPQCLRLIVWNDGAPLPATPREGVGLATTRERLAARYGVAASLTLRAAEAGGVETVIELPA
- a CDS encoding SDR family oxidoreductase; amino-acid sequence: MSPYPGAAPDPWSAALAASVAEPIPETEPRPAAVDAVTPGRVAVVTGGATGLGRTIALEFGRLGYRVAFCWFEMGGRDVEATALMTEATLTTMGAEVYAARCDVRDRAQVDAFIAEVVRRFGTVDCLVNNAGIARDGALWRMTEEAWTTVFDTNVAGAFHCVAACAPHFRRQHWGKVVNISAHQAARPGFGVANYAASKAALEGFTRAAAVELGPSNVNVNAVAPGFVHTERLDELPPDVIERAQKRAVLGRLAEPEDVAAVIAFLCSDAARHVTGQVIAVDGGLSLE
- a CDS encoding beta-lactamase family protein, with the protein product MTPLLLLALATLAPQDTVERTLQARLDSYRTATGVPGAVLGVAFPDGRVVAIASGMADTALKQPMRPDARLLMGSVGKSYVAAVAMQLVREGKLSLDAPVSRYVGGQGWWDSVANASSITVRQLMTHTSGIVRYEFRPEFTATLTSDPGRVWDPRDQVRYLHGATPPFAPGAGWDYSDTNYLVLALVLERITGKPIDDEIRRRFLVPMKLTNTLPSDSRTLPGVVQGYAGAQNPFGGRDAMLDGGVMIVNPQFEGAGGGYAASAADAARWGAAYFGGAIHGDSLLAQATHGTPARMLGAGTNYGLGMILRDSTAAGPVRGHSGFFPGYLTELRYYPASKITVVLMVNASAVRMRPPMARWVDETVAALTAR